ATAAAGTACTTTTGCTGTACGCCTAAATGCAATGTTGTCTCAAACCTGTCTGATATTTTGGGTCACAAGCTATAACCAGACTTTCTCATAGAGCAGCATTTTAAAGCCTGAGTTAGCATAGCATACTTTGTCATTTTTACAAACTAGTTACTCAGATTTGAGAATTAGGTAGACATTTTCCCATATATAAATAAAGTGAGTCCATCATTCaaataaagacaatttaaatCATTTGCTGCCAGTAAAAAAAACTTATGTTTTCCAGCAAAAATCAGAAGTTTGGAAAACTTGAATTTATCACCATGAGCTTTAAAAGTGTCCCAAAACTTAAAGATGGTTCTTATTCAGCCTGattttgcaaaaatgtaaaacaatgctcTTCTTCTCACTTTTTTTGATGGTGGTAGTGGGGGGAGAATAAAGTTACTCTCcataaaaatgcattatttacAACATTAATATCAATGGtttcataatttaaattttttaaatttctcattttaatttctaatacagtAACTTTGATATAACTCACATAAACAAAGCTCTTTTGGGTCTTCAATAATCTTTAGAAGTGTACAGAGACCCTGAGACTAGcctttgagaaccgctggttgAAACGAACTCATTCTAGCCTCATTTGACATACGGAGAGTCTGAGGGACAGGCACATGTTTGGGGTCACAGGGAGGGCTGGTGACTAGGTTTCCTGCTTCTCAAGTTCATTCCCTCAATCCATAGCACATTCCTGGCTGAGAAGAGACGCCAGCATTACCTGACATAGCTGGACAGCACGTGGACCTTGGAAGTCTTTGTCTTTAttaactgtaaaagaaaaacaaaacactgcttCAGGACCTCAGCACAGCCCTGCAGCTCGCTGCTCACTCATCTGGCCATTAAGAAAGCAttccctccaggccctggccggttggctcagtggtagagcgtcggcctggcgtgcagaagtcccaggttcgattaccggccagggcacacaggagaggtgcccatctgcttctccacccctccccctctccttcctctctgtctctctcttcccctctcgcagccgaggctccactggagcaaagatggcccgggcgctggggatagctcctcggcctctgccccaggtgctagagtggctctgttcgcaacagagcgacgccctggaggagcagagcatcgccccctggtgggcagagcgttgcccctggtgggcgtgctgggtggatcctggtcgggcgcatgcgagagtctgtctgactgtctctccccgtttccggcttcagaaaaatacaggaaaaaaaaaaaaaaaaaaagaaagcattcccTCCAGGTCACCAGGCCCTGTCACTAGCTCACAAATAAACTCACACCATCTATGTGAGCAAGAACCTTGATCTGTTGATCTCTGCTCATTTCTCATTGGAACCTGGGAAAACTCTTGGAACTCGGTCTCATTCTTCTCCCAGCAAGGCCCATCACCACCCCCATCCTCACTCACCAACAGGATCTCAGTGGCTTCTTCTATTTCTCCGTTCCAGAAGAACCTGGAGAAGACAAAACCAAACTATGATGCTCACAACCAGCTCAGTGAGATGTCACACCTGGCCCAGTTAGGTGACTCACTGAGGCAGAAACGCTAAAATCTTTCCAAGCCCATATAAAAAAGTCTAGAGAGTTAGGCGAAGCACTACAGGTCACCTTGTCCAGCCACTGGAACGCAGGCTTCTAGCAGCTGCCCGAACATTCCTGGAGCTGAGAGGATCACTATCTCTTGAAGAAGTCCATCTACCTTAAAGGTTTCCACGCGAGGTGGCTTTTCTTATGGCGTGCCAGCGTCTGCCACCTggttgttttctcagcttccACATGAAGAGGCACCTCAGGAGAGCCCTGCAGAAACCCCTGTTTTCTCTCCTCCAAACCGGTGTCTCCAGCTCCTTTAACACTCAGGCTATACTGATGGTTTCCGGGCCCCACCCCGTCCTCTGGAATGGTGAAGCTTTTATCACTGATTCTCAAAGCTGAGTGCCCGTGAAAGGATAAATACAAGCACAGGAGACTTCAAGAAAGAAGTGAGCCTTCCAAGGTATGGAAACAAGTCCAAAGGCAATGATGATGTTCAAAAAAGAGTATGAGAACAACATCACATGAAGGAAGGCAATGAAATGTGGCCTGAAAATATCTGCATTGACCCAGGGCAAGCCTAAGATGACCTACGCACTGGCCCTGTCTCACAGAGCTGGGGGAAAAGGATCAATTACAGGCCATGTGAAGGGAATGCCAGGCTAAAATTCTATTCTGGGTCCCAAGCACTGGTTCCCAGACTGGCTTTATGGGAATCACCTATACAACTTTTCAGAACTTCAGAGACCCAAGCACCACTGACAGAGTAGACCTCCCATGGAGCTCAGGAATCTAAAGCAGAGCCAAATCTAGAAGCCACAGCAACAGATGACGTCGGCCACTGAGGCAATGACAGGGTCGGCAGGTGGAGGGGTTTTCACTATATAGCATTCTACTGTTTTGACCTTCAGAGTAGATATTATTCCCTCCACCTACCCCCTGCcattccctcattctctctctctccccagggggggaaggagatgagaaacaggcTGATCAGAGCGATTAAGGCACAAGGCAAACCCTGCACAACCAGCAGTGGGGCGGGAAAACATTCTGATGAGAGCAGGGGTGCAGACCAGGCTTAACGAAAATGAAGGTGTTAATGACAGCAAAGATGGACAAGGCACAGAAACAGCCTGTCACACATGCCTGACTCGGTTTcccaaaaaaatcaaaaagcaatGGGAGTTATTTTCTCTGACATCCCTCGTTGGCTTAGTCAGGGAGGGAATGCCCAGTCTGGCTTCTCTGCTGACAGCAAACTAATTGATTTAAACAAAGAATGTGCAAACAAGATCCGGTTCCTAAACCGTAGGTTTTTGCCTCCTTTCTCTATACACAGcacatttttgcttttgttcatAGATGACATAAATCCACTGGTTAATTTCCTTTGAATACAAATCAACAGTGCAGTGTTGATTAATTAAATGCCTCTGAGCTGTTCTTTCACGACTCCCCATTAGTGCAGTACCCCTTCCACCAGTTGGACCTGACCAGCGCTCCCACACCCTCCAGTGGCCACAGCAAAACTCACAGTGAGGAGGCCTTGGGCAGGATGTTCACAGAGCCAGCCAGCTTCTTATCCAATACAGACCTAAAGCAAAGAGAGTGACAGTCACTGGGGCAAGTGTCCAGGACCCCATGAGaagggacaggggacaggagtTCCTGGCAACTAGATAACCATTTGCAGTGCCCCTGCTGGCAGTTTTAAGGACAGGCCCCAGTCTTCCTGGGGAATGGGAATTACCTCTGGACGAGAAGAAGATCGGGTTTCACACCTGTCCCTGCAGTAGGATGGCTGTGTTACCTTATTGCAAGTTCTCATTCCAGGAGTAAGGGTTCAAGCACCTATCCAAGAGAGGCTGGTCCCCTTCATCCCACCCGACTCTCTGGCGATACAATGAGAAAATGGTTCACCAGGAGCCCCCAGCCCTTCCACCCAAGAACTCCCTTACTGCGCCACTTCTGTTTGTATCTCACAGACACGCACTGGACGCACTCGTGCTTCTGATCTATAGATACCCATGTGACCACACATGAGTATCTACACCCACACAAGTCcaaggaagagcagagaaagcaTCATAACTTGTGTTTGTCTTTGGCAAATAAAGgcccttttcactttttttggtAAAAGTTACTTTTATAGCCCAAAAAGCACATCATCACCATTGTAGACctctaagatttttgtttttgaccGAGCACAGGTTGGAATTCCTGGTCTGATAATCTCGGATTCCTGTGCAGTGCCCTGGTGAACACAGTAAAAGGGGCTTGAACTAGTACAGGTGTGATAGAAACAGGAGCACAATCAAGTCACCAAGTGACTGATGCACAGAAGTGTTCCCAAACATCAAAACCTCAAGCCCTCAGAATCTGGCAGGCCCTGACAAACCTTTCTCAGGTCTCAGACAGCTGAGGAAGCTGGTCTCTCATCTCTGAAGTGCTTGGCCTTTGCCAAATAAACCCCATTTGAGTCCTGCTCACTGATCCCTCCTTCCTCCAGCTGTTGCCAAGAGAACTGACTTACTTTCTCTTCCCTTGAGTACCAGGCTAAACAGTGCTCTCTATTTAAGGCTCCATGTTAATGTGGCATTGTCACCGCCCTCACTCCCTTGCAAAGTTCCAGGAGCTAAATAAATTCCTGACCATGAGGAGAGGCGCATGGCACAACCTTGTTTAAATAACTGCTCCAAGTCTTGTTCACTCAATCGTTTGCTGGGAAATTACACTTTATTGGTTCTGAAGGTGGCATGCAAACACAGGGAGTTAAGCCTCTAGAAAAACAATCCACTGCGCCATAGCCACACAACTAAAGACTCCCCTTCGACTTTCAGTTCAACTTTGTGGACCAAATACACTACTCAGCCATGTCAGAACACAGGAAGGAGAACGCTTTATGTACCGGCAACTATAAAGAAGCCCCCAAAATAACAGGCAGCCCTTAGACACACAAGGGAGCACGCAGAGGACTGCCCCACAGAGATGAGAGCAACAGTCTGCATCTGGAGGCCACGGGACCCAGAACAGGCAGGAACTGGGAGACCATCAAGGTGAATGGCTGGAATACCTAAGGCAGGAGCAGGTACACGCCCCAAACCTCCCAAGGCCTAGGCAGAAATAATGGGCTGTTTTTCTCAGGAAGGAGCAGTAAGTTTAGGCACTGGGGGCGGGAGGGAACAATGCCCTAGGAGCTGGTGACAGCCAAAGATATAAGAGAGAATTCATGCCCAAGTACGAGGGCACCCCGGTCTGTAGAATGTCCCCCAAACCACACTCACACTGAAAACAGGGCTGCTAATACCAATTCCTTGCAAGTGTTCCTGCAACTCCCACAAGCACAGCTAAAAAGACAAGAGAGGTTACTGTAAGAATCACAGTATTTGAGGAAAGTCAATATCGAGACAAAAATTTTTCCATAAGAGAATCAATTAATAGAACATTCAAAACCAAGATTTTAAAGTAAGTATAATtatgtatacttgaaagttgctaagagtagatcttaaagtTTCTCACCCCCTCAAAATGTAACTGTGTGGGGTGACAGACATGTTAACTAACCTTAGTGTGGTGACCATTTTGCTATATATAATATAGCAAATCATCATTTGTACACATTAAAtgtacacaatgttatatgtaaattctatctcaataaagctagaattaaaaataagtataattaataTCTACAGAAATGTAAGACAAGGTTAttgcatctataaaataaaatcagattatAACAAGATCAGACATGTATGAAACATGAGTAGTTGGTTATGAAAGAATTAGAAACCTTGAAAAGGAAAACTGTAATTGTTTAGACAAAAAACTCAACAGAAGGGCTGAACAGCGAAACAGatacaaataaaacacaaataagagAGAAGAATGGGCTAAAAAATTCTCCCAGTATGCAGAATAAAGGacagaaaaatgtaaacattttagtcatggagaacatattcaacatcTAATATGTGTTTcaagaaaaagacacagaaagaatagagagagaagatTTCACAAATTAACAGCTGCACattaagataaagagaaaagccaaaaaatTTTCAGAGAGAATAAGTATTACCTACAAAGAATGACCCTGATAAACACCTGACTTCTCATCAACAACCTTAGATATAAGAAGATAACAGAGAACTCTCTCCAAGCTGCTACTAATCCATTCACCTGAGCTGGCCTTTCAACCAGTTAGAATCCAGGCATTAGAATCACTTTCCTCCCAACACCAAACCTCACAGGTATCAGCTGAAGTTGTTCCttggcagagcccagagaggctgaTCCAGGGGTCCAGAGAAAAGACAGTTCAATATAGACCCTGGGTATACGAGAAGCATCAGGAGGGATTTCAGTTCCTAGCTGCTAAATACTATGGTTATATTTTAGATAAGAGCTGTTATCCAAAGGTAATGTTAATAAGGGGGAAATACACATTCGGGctggaggaaagaaagatggaatcAAATGCAAGGTTAGCCTGTAACCAACAATTTGGAGGCTGTGTGCTCGCAAAGACTACATTCAGCATTTCAAAACACTATAACCTAGTCTATCATTAACTTTAAGAATGCTGAGTTGTGAAGCAAGAAGGGAGTAAGTAGCCAAATCCATTACCCTCCAGCCCCAATGACCCTCTGAAAAGctgcatctattaaaaaaatgaagggggGAGGAATTTAGATACCACATTTATTGAGCGCCTACTACATTCAAGTTAGTGGGGTAAGGACTGTACATATTTCGTATCATCTAATCCTCACAATCCTGTGAGGAAGGTGACATTATCCTCTTTCATAATTCAGAAAACTAACGCTTAGCGAAGAAAAGCGACTTGCCCAAGGTAACACAGGAAGTGGTACAGCAAAGATTCAAACCCTGATCTGCTTACAAGTCCAGTGTTCCTTCCACCAAACCACAGCTGCTTCTAGAGATTTTCTCAATACAGGGGgccctcaggttacgacacagttccgttcctacgacagtAACATAAccagaattttggtgtaagttgaaacataccccagcctaagtcacttacctatcttaacactGTTGTAAAATCACAGtctagaacatgaaaacacaactaagccacagacaaaggaggaaaagaacataaatacacTGCACTGCACACGTagtgtactgcatattcttccaccgcGCAACCACACTAAtttgcccacgtagtctgtaagtacggcGCTAATGGCGTAAGCAGAACACTCACATTTCAATTGTGTaaaatttttatgggagtaaATTTGAAAcgtcgtatgtcaagactgtcaaaGTCTGAGGGCCCCCTGTATTTGGAATGGTCACCCTTCCTCTGCCTCACTTGCCATAGTGAGCACCTCTGGAACTAAGCAAAGAGATTATCTCTAAGAAGAGAGATGGGCCAGGAATTAGGAGATTTAAAATCTCAACAGGTAGGATTCCACCATTCTCTTAACACCTTGGGTGAGCCACACATCCCTCTGCACTCCCGTGCGCCACTCGGTATCTTCGGGCCTAGCTACAGGATCCATCAGATCATTTAGCCGCGTTCTTCGTATCACCCGAAGCAGAGAGCCGTGTAGCTCATCATTGGATGGATGGAAGCAAGAGAAGGGCCCCAAAGAGGCCCCTCTGGCACATCCTCTTAGCTCCCTGAGCCTCCTGGGGCAGCACCTAAGCCCCTTTACCATACCTGGCAATATCTCTGGCAATTTGCTCGTTGGGACAGTTGACAAAGACGACGGAGTAAGTGCCGGAGACATAGCTGCCAGTGACAGCTGAATGGAGCTGCAGGCTAAGGGTCCTGAGCATGGGGTATGTCAGGAAAGAAGCTGTCAGGATCTGAATGGTGGGAAAAAGCACAAGTCAGCAGTGACATGACAATTCACCATCTGCCGGCTCAAGCAGACTGGAACCGAGGCTGGGCAGCATTTTTCATATCCATTCCCCATCCAAAAAATAACCCCTTGGGACCCTGAGCTTTCGTATTTGGACAAAGTTCTCATGTCTAGATATTTCCTTCTGCATTTTGCAggtgatgataaaaaaaaatagaggcttgGAAATCAAGAACATTGCTCAAAATCACacaacttttattaatatttggtGAAGCCAGGATTAGGACTCAATTCTGGATGACACGAAATATATTCTTATGGCGATAACACCAACTAGCATCCTCTGAACTGCTATCATCCTGAGGAGAGTATAATGAATGATACACTCTTATATCAAATGATGTTTACAGAATTGATTTCACCTCCACTCATGTgtatgtgtgccaggcactgtgggtAGGCTAGGGGAAAAGGTAGCCTAGTTCTAAGGCAATACAATCTGTTCTAGTGAcagagagctgggggtgggggagggaggggcatggGGAAGGCTCGACCTGAGGGAGCAGGAAACAGcttggaagagaagaagccatCTAAGTTGGGTCTGCAATAAGTAGGATtacaagaggagagggagacatgCTAAGCAAATGATaacatgtaggccctggccggttggctcggtggtagagcgtcggcctggcatgcgggggactcgggcacataggaaaagcacccatttgcttctccaccccccctccttcctctctgtctc
The DNA window shown above is from Saccopteryx bilineata isolate mSacBil1 chromosome 2, mSacBil1_pri_phased_curated, whole genome shotgun sequence and carries:
- the LOC136324063 gene encoding protein CutA homolog isoform X2 yields the protein MDRLGSRFPLPGYPRLSVLICLLILTASFLTYPMLRTLSLQLHSAVTGSYVSGTYSVVFVNCPNEQIARDIARSVLDKKLAGSVNILPKASSLFFWNGEIEEATEILLLIKTKTSKVHVLSSYVRLVHPFEIPELFSLPMDQGDVHYLKWLEDSMED
- the LOC136324063 gene encoding protein CutA homolog isoform X3 codes for the protein MLHLSKVLCIPREILTASFLTYPMLRTLSLQLHSAVTGSYVSGTYSVVFVNCPNEQIARDIARSVLDKKLAGSVNILPKASSLFFWNGEIEEATEILLLIKTKTSKVHVLSSYVRLVHPFEIPELFSLPMDQGDVHYLKWLEDSMED
- the LOC136324063 gene encoding protein CutA homolog isoform X1; the protein is MTVTFLIVTSHTSILLFSKHLLSLNCVGSCAKLGDIISGSKILTASFLTYPMLRTLSLQLHSAVTGSYVSGTYSVVFVNCPNEQIARDIARSVLDKKLAGSVNILPKASSLFFWNGEIEEATEILLLIKTKTSKVHVLSSYVRLVHPFEIPELFSLPMDQGDVHYLKWLEDSMED